Proteins from a single region of Desulfobacter postgatei 2ac9:
- a CDS encoding general secretion pathway protein GspK: MKLPWFYRYRARQVNSIYRNQKGMALIATIAVVAILCVVALEAGRLAKQAASGTIAENDMFAAREMAMSGIHLAMMILAMDGADNEIDSIQEPWADPEQISLAVAAMGLNPENVSLKISDEMGKLQLNALLKQFPGNDFNDAQVVVLERFLTLAAPEDKSDGAGSAVEIVNALKDWLDSMDDDTITGLTGAESNYYESLDVPYTCANGPLRHISELFLVKGGVDAILSPSYISQGMDESIQADIKDMFTVYGLSDVHNSQENRFSFSGTVNINTAPVAVLAALLPEGRDLNAQDLADYRSEKASLGREYIHTLESGWFEDVIALSDNEKKAFENVITYSSSVFRADCTAKKNGYQVTLRAVMKREKQDMTGKWSCRILQMERG; encoded by the coding sequence ATGAAACTGCCGTGGTTTTACCGGTACAGGGCCCGACAGGTGAATAGTATTTACCGCAATCAAAAGGGCATGGCCCTGATTGCCACCATTGCTGTGGTTGCCATTCTTTGTGTAGTGGCGTTGGAGGCCGGACGCCTTGCAAAGCAGGCTGCTTCGGGGACCATCGCCGAGAACGATATGTTTGCGGCCCGGGAAATGGCCATGTCCGGCATCCACCTGGCCATGATGATTCTGGCGATGGACGGGGCTGACAACGAGATTGATTCCATCCAGGAACCATGGGCGGATCCGGAACAGATCTCCCTGGCTGTGGCAGCCATGGGATTAAACCCGGAAAACGTATCCCTGAAAATTTCCGACGAGATGGGAAAATTGCAGTTAAACGCACTGCTTAAACAGTTTCCCGGCAATGACTTCAATGATGCTCAGGTGGTGGTACTGGAACGCTTTTTAACCCTGGCAGCGCCGGAAGACAAGTCCGATGGTGCCGGCAGCGCCGTTGAAATTGTCAATGCGCTTAAGGACTGGCTTGATTCAATGGACGATGATACCATAACAGGGTTGACAGGTGCCGAGTCAAATTATTATGAATCCCTGGATGTGCCTTATACCTGTGCCAATGGTCCCTTAAGGCATATCAGTGAATTATTCCTTGTCAAAGGGGGTGTTGACGCAATTTTATCCCCGTCATATATCAGTCAGGGGATGGATGAATCTATTCAGGCAGATATAAAGGATATGTTTACAGTATACGGTCTTTCAGATGTCCACAATTCCCAAGAGAACCGTTTTTCATTTTCAGGCACGGTTAATATCAATACCGCACCTGTGGCGGTACTCGCAGCACTTTTGCCCGAAGGCCGGGACTTAAATGCCCAGGACCTTGCCGACTATCGGTCCGAGAAGGCAAGCTTGGGCCGGGAATATATCCATACCCTTGAATCCGGGTGGTTTGAGGATGTCATTGCCCTAAGTGATAATGAAAAGAAGGCGTTTGAAAATGTGATTACCTATTCGAGCAGTGTTTTCAGGGCTGACTGTACCGCTAAAAAAAATGGTTATCAAGTGACCTTGCGCGCTGTAATGAAACGGGAAAAACAGGATATGACAGGCAAATGGTCCTGCCGGATTCTTCAAATGGAAAGAGGATAG
- a CDS encoding PilN domain-containing protein codes for MAAPLLIIRENRTGIDAWLVEGRGKSQIVQALARVAYEDLETVEKDQTLFDAGLASVVQAVDPAVKKDNTLQAMLLLPAGRFYFRNISLPFTSRSKIRQVLPLELNTRFPKELGPVVTDFFCYELETQQSNPLVFSGSIEEDILKSYHTSLMAAGLKPVAIAPGCLAMVAAFLRENKENKNFVFWDTDGCEMVLTLVAQANVVQVRTLSVDPSFQLPAQAIRQMLLGFWQRFGVTDTFHIYICGDFDESARKRMRNALADIFKFQSDYTGQDVSEPQLPEPMNGLAFVDLSQNLASITPDLAMLNMCRGKYGSESFIRAYPGYIISCCALALLAFILFMVNIHMDISRLEKQIDQENQAMTAIYKKAFPDKKIGNIDPLLLMQAGVGELTRGGSANAGSEEIDRVEAGNILLELSLCIPATVDVQVDRLTLDKERMLLSGSADNYNTIDQVKGFIEKSPFFKKVNIGSAVAGKGGNRVDFKFIIEI; via the coding sequence ATGGCAGCCCCCCTTTTGATCATCCGTGAAAATCGCACAGGGATTGATGCCTGGCTGGTGGAGGGGCGTGGGAAATCCCAGATTGTTCAGGCATTGGCCCGTGTGGCCTATGAAGATCTCGAAACGGTTGAAAAAGATCAGACCTTGTTTGATGCGGGATTGGCATCTGTTGTCCAGGCCGTTGACCCGGCCGTTAAAAAGGATAACACGCTCCAGGCCATGCTTCTTTTGCCGGCCGGCCGGTTTTATTTTCGAAATATCAGCTTGCCCTTTACATCCCGCTCAAAAATCAGGCAGGTTCTGCCCCTGGAGCTTAATACCCGGTTTCCAAAGGAACTGGGCCCTGTGGTGACTGACTTTTTCTGCTATGAACTGGAAACACAACAGTCGAACCCTTTGGTATTTTCCGGGTCCATCGAGGAAGATATACTTAAGTCTTACCATACAAGCCTTATGGCAGCCGGTCTTAAACCCGTTGCCATTGCGCCCGGGTGCCTGGCCATGGTCGCCGCTTTTCTTAGAGAGAACAAAGAAAATAAAAATTTTGTTTTTTGGGACACGGACGGGTGTGAGATGGTTTTAACCCTGGTGGCCCAGGCAAATGTGGTGCAAGTTCGGACTCTTTCTGTGGACCCATCGTTTCAACTGCCGGCCCAGGCAATTAGGCAGATGTTGTTAGGGTTCTGGCAGCGTTTTGGTGTAACGGATACCTTTCATATTTATATTTGCGGAGATTTTGATGAATCTGCCCGGAAGAGGATGCGTAACGCCCTTGCAGATATTTTTAAATTTCAGTCCGACTATACCGGTCAGGATGTCAGCGAACCGCAACTGCCGGAACCAATGAACGGATTGGCCTTTGTGGATCTGTCCCAGAATCTTGCATCAATCACCCCGGACCTTGCGATGCTGAACATGTGCCGGGGAAAGTACGGTTCAGAGTCATTTATCCGGGCATACCCGGGATATATCATAAGCTGCTGTGCCCTTGCCCTGCTTGCGTTTATTCTGTTCATGGTTAATATCCACATGGACATATCACGGCTTGAAAAACAGATTGATCAGGAAAATCAGGCCATGACCGCCATTTATAAAAAGGCGTTTCCGGATAAAAAAATAGGCAACATTGATCCTTTGCTGCTCATGCAGGCCGGTGTAGGGGAGCTCACCCGGGGGGGCTCTGCAAATGCCGGCTCTGAAGAGATAGACCGTGTGGAGGCCGGAAATATCCTGCTTGAACTCTCCCTTTGTATCCCGGCAACCGTGGATGTCCAGGTGGACCGCCTCACGCTGGATAAGGAACGGATGCTTCTGTCAGGATCTGCAGATAATTATAATACCATTGATCAGGTAAAGGGCTTCATTGAAAAGTCGCCGTTTTTCAAAAAGGTGAATATCGGCAGTGCAGTGGCAGGGAAGGGCGGTAACCGTGTGGACTTTAAATTCATTATTGAGATATGA
- a CDS encoding type II secretion system protein M, which produces MMMLELSKRDKKFIAAGTVFLVLFSLVWFVYLPAVDKRAMLEKKVISKAADIERMQVLEMTRRQYAKSFDLEKEALEKRGSKFTLFSFLDALSSKSLVKKNVAYMKPFSQDMENSDYRLSRVTVKLQQVYLKGLVDFLVRIETSPHGVSVMSLSLTKSGDKGQFLDAVIETQILALKAEKENEDRS; this is translated from the coding sequence ATGATGATGCTTGAATTGTCAAAACGGGATAAAAAATTTATAGCCGCAGGCACTGTGTTCCTTGTTCTGTTCAGTCTTGTCTGGTTTGTTTACCTTCCGGCCGTGGACAAGCGGGCAATGCTTGAAAAAAAGGTGATCTCAAAAGCCGCAGATATTGAGCGGATGCAGGTCCTTGAAATGACGCGGCGGCAATACGCAAAAAGTTTTGATCTGGAAAAAGAGGCCCTTGAAAAAAGAGGGTCCAAGTTTACGCTTTTTTCCTTTCTGGATGCCCTGTCCTCCAAGAGTCTTGTGAAAAAAAATGTTGCCTATATGAAACCGTTTTCCCAGGATATGGAAAACAGTGATTACAGACTCTCCCGGGTAACGGTCAAGTTACAGCAGGTCTATTTAAAAGGCCTGGTGGATTTCCTTGTCAGAATTGAAACTTCTCCCCATGGTGTATCCGTCATGTCACTATCCCTGACAAAGTCCGGTGACAAGGGGCAGTTTCTGGATGCAGTAATTGAAACCCAGATCCTGGCGTTAAAAGCCGAAAAAGAAAATGAAGATAGATCTTAA
- the gspD gene encoding type II secretion system secretin GspD, with translation MLQDRSNAFTLKYLCLILVVLALAGLCPVQAAQNRSASEYVSMDFNDVDIGVFIKFISTLTQKNFVVDTKVKGKVTIISPEKISVDDAYKVFESVLDIYGFATVETGSVVKIIPAVDARGDNVDTRMARYAEQTSDKLVTRIIPLTYASADELKALLSPMLAKGGLLLSHPDSNMLIVTATLSSIDRLLKLINTIDVEGVGRKITILPIKYADAEKMVTNLTKIYSAQTKKIAGRRKNSNDFSVEMVADERTNSIILLASEQESAQITALVTALDKKVPKGEEKIRVYYLEHATAEELAAVLQEIPEKSGSNSKKDGQKQAPLLSDDIKITADKATNSLVIIADKDDYPVLEEVIKKLDVPRSMVYIECMLMEMNAERSLDFGMEWQAAETVRGDSNVAFGGFGTKASDSGDLASAAKGVLPSGFSMGVIGKTLEIGGVTFPSFQAILQAYKKDSDVKILSTPQLLTTENEEATITIGKNVAYQTRGGVYNDSSTDSTAYNAYEYKDVGITLKITPSISQGRLVRLDFYQTITKLDTANTTNADRPTTLKRELETTIIVEDGNTVVIGGLIDESLSKEVGKVPCLGDIPVLGNAFKSLSSGSDRTNLFIFLTPRVVKNNLEAKQVYLEKKDKMDELHKQEIKLYDEDAPIKSILLN, from the coding sequence ATGTTGCAGGATCGTAGCAACGCGTTTACGCTGAAATACCTCTGCTTAATCCTTGTGGTGTTGGCCCTGGCCGGGCTTTGCCCGGTGCAGGCGGCACAGAATCGGAGCGCTTCAGAATATGTGTCCATGGATTTCAATGATGTTGACATCGGTGTCTTCATTAAATTCATCAGCACACTGACCCAGAAAAATTTTGTGGTGGACACCAAGGTCAAGGGAAAGGTGACCATTATCTCTCCTGAAAAAATATCCGTGGATGACGCATACAAGGTTTTTGAATCGGTTTTGGATATTTACGGGTTTGCCACGGTTGAAACCGGAAGCGTTGTCAAGATCATTCCTGCTGTAGATGCCAGGGGAGACAATGTGGACACCCGTATGGCAAGGTATGCGGAACAGACATCAGATAAACTGGTCACCCGGATTATCCCCCTGACTTATGCAAGTGCCGATGAGCTTAAAGCCCTTTTATCCCCCATGCTTGCAAAGGGCGGTCTCCTTTTGTCCCATCCCGATTCAAATATGCTTATTGTCACGGCAACCCTATCCAGCATTGACCGGCTGCTCAAGCTGATCAACACCATTGATGTGGAAGGCGTGGGCCGCAAAATTACCATTTTGCCCATCAAATATGCAGATGCGGAGAAAATGGTCACCAATCTGACCAAAATTTATTCAGCACAAACAAAAAAAATTGCAGGAAGGAGAAAAAACAGCAATGATTTTTCTGTGGAGATGGTGGCCGATGAACGAACCAATTCCATTATCCTTTTGGCCAGTGAACAGGAAAGCGCACAGATCACGGCACTTGTGACTGCTTTAGATAAAAAGGTCCCCAAAGGGGAAGAAAAGATCCGGGTCTATTATCTTGAGCATGCCACTGCCGAGGAGTTAGCTGCCGTGCTCCAGGAAATTCCCGAAAAGAGCGGCAGTAACTCAAAAAAGGATGGCCAGAAACAAGCCCCCCTTTTGTCCGATGACATTAAAATCACGGCGGACAAGGCCACCAATTCCCTGGTTATTATTGCGGATAAAGATGATTATCCGGTATTGGAAGAGGTGATTAAAAAACTGGATGTGCCAAGATCCATGGTTTACATTGAGTGTATGCTCATGGAGATGAATGCGGAACGATCCCTTGATTTCGGCATGGAATGGCAGGCGGCCGAAACAGTTCGCGGCGACTCCAATGTCGCGTTTGGCGGATTCGGCACCAAAGCTTCTGACTCCGGAGATCTGGCCTCTGCGGCGAAAGGAGTACTGCCCAGCGGTTTTTCCATGGGTGTCATCGGTAAAACCCTTGAAATCGGCGGGGTAACTTTTCCGTCATTCCAGGCCATTCTCCAGGCATACAAGAAAGATTCAGATGTGAAGATTTTGTCCACACCCCAGCTTTTGACCACGGAAAATGAGGAAGCCACGATTACCATTGGTAAAAACGTGGCCTACCAGACCCGGGGGGGTGTCTACAATGACTCCTCTACCGACTCCACCGCTTACAATGCATACGAATACAAGGACGTGGGCATTACCCTCAAAATCACCCCGTCCATCAGCCAGGGACGCCTGGTAAGGCTTGATTTCTATCAGACGATTACCAAACTGGACACCGCGAACACCACCAATGCGGATCGGCCAACCACCTTAAAACGGGAACTTGAAACCACCATTATTGTGGAAGACGGCAATACCGTGGTGATTGGCGGATTGATTGACGAGAGCCTGAGCAAGGAAGTCGGCAAGGTGCCGTGTCTCGGTGACATACCTGTTCTGGGTAATGCCTTTAAAAGCCTCTCTTCGGGCAGTGACAGAACCAATCTATTTATTTTCCTGACTCCCAGGGTGGTTAAAAATAACCTGGAGGCAAAACAGGTCTATCTGGAAAAAAAGGATAAGATGGACGAACTTCATAAACAGGAAATCAAATTGTATGATGAAGATGCGCCCATAAAAAGCATTCTTTTGAATTGA
- the gspE gene encoding type II secretion system ATPase GspE — translation MEKLIQQFVDRLATFVTLDREQREKIKAACAKDPARMWEMACDTKLVSESHSLKALGGIYGIEFLDDLAFFNPDLSVSEKITRKFLKKNLIVPLKPENNPPVIALNDPSELSYVDDVAMHAGFADYTLALATKAQILSAINMIFDQDGRNVQKLMDDMEDDEFLHIEDIEHTADLLDDTSDAPVIRLVNQMISQSVKAGASDIHIEPFQDELIVRYRIDGILYPMMTPPKMFQSSLISRIKVMAKMNIAEKRVPQDGRAQVRMGNQEIDMRISTVPTNFGERLVIRLLNKSGYFMQISEFGLSSENERHLHDIFRQNHGIVLVTGPTGSGKTTTLYAGLSEINTPDRSIITVEDPVEYNLKGVGQIQVNQKTGLTFARGLRSIVRQDPDVILIGEIRDIETAEIAIQSALTGHLVFSTLHTNDAPGAVTRLVDLGVEPYLITSSVNHVIAQRLVRVLCAHCREEFVLSRGDLSSFNSINGLVPGQKVFKPKGCPKCFNTGYLGRQAIMEILPLDEELKSLILETSDANLIKVAAVRKGMKTLRSDGLAKVAKGITSLREVLRVTQE, via the coding sequence ATGGAAAAATTAATCCAGCAGTTTGTTGACAGGCTGGCAACATTTGTCACCCTGGACCGTGAACAAAGGGAAAAAATCAAGGCTGCCTGTGCCAAGGATCCGGCCCGGATGTGGGAAATGGCCTGTGACACCAAGCTTGTGTCCGAATCCCACTCCCTGAAGGCGTTAGGGGGGATCTACGGCATTGAATTTCTGGACGATCTCGCGTTTTTTAATCCGGATCTCTCCGTGTCCGAAAAGATTACCCGCAAGTTTTTGAAAAAAAATCTTATTGTCCCGCTTAAGCCTGAAAACAACCCCCCGGTTATCGCGCTGAATGATCCTTCGGAGTTGAGTTATGTGGATGACGTGGCCATGCATGCAGGCTTTGCGGACTATACCCTGGCCTTGGCCACAAAAGCCCAGATTTTAAGTGCGATCAATATGATCTTCGATCAGGACGGGCGCAATGTCCAGAAACTTATGGACGACATGGAAGATGATGAATTCCTCCATATCGAAGACATTGAGCATACCGCAGATCTTTTGGACGATACCAGCGACGCCCCGGTCATCCGCCTGGTCAACCAGATGATCTCCCAGTCGGTCAAGGCGGGTGCCAGCGATATTCACATCGAACCGTTCCAGGATGAACTCATTGTCCGGTATCGCATTGACGGAATACTCTACCCCATGATGACCCCGCCCAAGATGTTTCAGTCCAGCCTGATTTCCAGGATTAAGGTCATGGCCAAGATGAATATTGCCGAAAAGCGGGTTCCCCAAGACGGCCGGGCCCAGGTCCGGATGGGAAACCAGGAAATTGACATGCGTATTTCAACGGTCCCCACCAATTTCGGCGAGCGCCTGGTTATCCGCCTGTTAAACAAGTCCGGATATTTCATGCAGATTTCAGAATTCGGCCTGTCCAGTGAAAATGAACGGCACCTGCATGATATTTTTCGGCAAAATCACGGCATTGTTCTGGTTACCGGTCCCACAGGCAGCGGCAAGACCACCACCCTTTATGCGGGATTGTCTGAAATCAACACCCCGGACCGGTCTATTATCACGGTTGAGGACCCGGTGGAATACAACTTGAAAGGTGTGGGGCAGATTCAGGTGAACCAGAAAACAGGCCTGACATTTGCCCGGGGACTTAGATCTATTGTTCGCCAGGACCCGGATGTCATTCTCATTGGTGAGATCCGCGACATTGAAACCGCTGAAATTGCGATTCAGTCGGCTTTGACCGGGCACCTTGTGTTTTCCACACTTCACACCAATGATGCCCCCGGTGCGGTGACCCGCCTGGTGGATCTGGGCGTGGAGCCTTACCTGATCACCTCTTCAGTGAATCATGTGATTGCCCAGCGCCTTGTCCGGGTGCTCTGTGCCCATTGCCGGGAGGAATTTGTGCTGTCCCGTGGGGATCTGAGCAGTTTTAACAGCATCAACGGCCTTGTCCCGGGACAGAAGGTGTTCAAGCCCAAGGGCTGCCCAAAATGTTTTAACACAGGGTATTTGGGACGCCAGGCCATTATGGAGATTCTCCCCCTGGATGAGGAATTGAAGTCACTTATCCTGGAAACCTCGGATGCCAACCTGATCAAGGTTGCTGCGGTGAGAAAAGGGATGAAAACCCTGCGAAGCGACGGGTTGGCCAAAGTGGCAAAGGGCATCACTTCCCTTCGGGAGGTATTGCGCGTGACCCAGGAATAG
- a CDS encoding GTP pyrophosphokinase — protein MKKQERDKLLISFFKKKEIYKKLAEYIVRLISDDPSAPKESIHTILYRIKGESRLIEKIEQKNAGSESDKDLVTHKNFDERIGDLIGIRIICLRLSDIVKVEAYLKFLVEEKILQFIQGPDYKRSFVLPIDPGKAAPQDISFQYSGYSSIHYQIRLGDNSDAGDAFKKIQIELQLRTILEEAWGEIDHKYRYRYSRIGESLPEHIHSGFYNLSAYLQAAAMHAEQLCREVEAYRASRRLTSNGKNRLSIASEHGVDEKTNGFADQLTVPPALKTVLEQSFGFKVTDRTLAYIMRRLNKLGYTQRSKRFFQTMFKKSRLNDFQTIFQEVLNRDPFKESKTINIDIINAVNFALFDEIEGTMVAKEGLRSTLKWRKDRSSR, from the coding sequence TTGAAAAAACAGGAACGGGACAAATTACTGATCTCTTTTTTCAAGAAAAAAGAGATCTACAAAAAACTGGCTGAGTATATTGTCCGGCTGATCAGCGATGATCCTTCAGCGCCAAAGGAAAGTATCCATACGATACTGTATCGAATCAAAGGTGAATCAAGGCTTATTGAAAAAATCGAGCAGAAAAATGCCGGTTCTGAATCTGATAAAGATCTTGTCACACACAAAAATTTTGATGAAAGGATTGGGGATTTAATCGGTATCAGGATTATTTGCCTGCGCCTTTCTGATATTGTAAAAGTCGAAGCCTATCTTAAGTTTCTGGTTGAAGAGAAAATATTGCAATTCATACAAGGACCCGATTATAAAAGATCTTTTGTTTTACCCATAGACCCGGGCAAAGCAGCACCACAGGATATCAGTTTTCAATATAGCGGATATTCTTCAATTCATTACCAGATCAGGCTGGGTGATAATTCAGATGCAGGCGACGCGTTTAAAAAAATTCAGATTGAACTGCAATTGCGGACCATTCTTGAGGAGGCGTGGGGGGAAATTGACCACAAATACAGGTATAGATACAGCCGAATCGGGGAATCTCTTCCGGAACATATACATTCAGGCTTCTATAATCTAAGTGCTTATCTTCAGGCTGCCGCGATGCATGCGGAGCAATTGTGTCGGGAAGTAGAGGCGTATCGGGCGTCACGGCGGCTAACCTCTAATGGAAAGAATAGGCTTTCGATTGCCTCTGAACATGGGGTGGATGAGAAAACGAATGGATTTGCTGATCAACTAACGGTTCCTCCAGCGCTTAAAACGGTGCTGGAACAGAGCTTTGGGTTTAAAGTGACAGACCGAACGCTTGCGTATATCATGAGGCGGCTCAATAAATTAGGCTACACCCAGCGCTCTAAGCGGTTTTTTCAGACAATGTTCAAAAAAAGCAGGCTGAATGATTTTCAAACGATTTTTCAAGAAGTGCTGAACCGAGATCCCTTTAAGGAGAGTAAGACGATAAATATTGATATAATAAATGCTGTAAATTTCGCACTTTTTGATGAGATTGAAGGCACAATGGTCGCAAAGGAAGGGTTGAGATCCACTTTGAAATGGAGAAAAGATCGTTCATCGCGATAA